A stretch of Bombina bombina isolate aBomBom1 chromosome 2, aBomBom1.pri, whole genome shotgun sequence DNA encodes these proteins:
- the EBI3 gene encoding interleukin-27 subunit beta has product MISGSWRMTWASFLAVTLLLSREGVAYKVSSVQYERLRTNITLQCNTILSIVEWRLNGSRIKNSEYVLQNENQLTLLNVQQDQRGNYSCHQLHTNQILTQIELQLGYPPDKLHIQCWAMSYPEKIRCKWDLHPDTHLPTIFTTTYSLGLKGPDYSCVQSKDEPNSCLINDFQMFANLPYVLKVNATNPLGSIMNGKPFIVENIIRPDPPEDLSLTPIIGQRRMLHLRWRPPRTWPLPEYFPLKYRIRYKKVGRGAFIIIGDYEQTSFNLTGIRPGTVLQVQVAAKEFMDYGNYSDWSSVVTGKSWMPSQVHTKSRI; this is encoded by the exons TGTCCTCTGTGCAATATGAAAGATTAAGGACAAATATAACTCTACAATGCAATACCATCTTGTCTATCGTGGAATGGAGGCTGAATGGGTCTAGAATTAAGAACAGCGAGTATGTGCTACAGAATGAGAATCAGCTCACTCTACTCAATGTCCAGCAAGACCAACGTggtaactacagctgccaccagcTCCACACAAATCAGATTCTAACACAAATAGAACTTCAGCTGGGAT ATCCACCCGATAAGCTGCACATCCAGTGTTGGGCTATGAGTTACCCAGAGAAAATTAGATGTAAATGGGATCTCCATCCAGATACCCACTTGCCAACCATATTCACCACAACCTATAG TTTGGGTCTGAAGGGCCCTGATTACTCATGTGTTCAGTCTAAAGATGAGCCAAACAGCTGTTTGATTAATGACTTTCAGATGTTTGCCAATTTGCCTTATGTTCTCAAGGTGAATGCCACCAATCCTCTGGGATCTATTATGAATGGGAAACCGTTCATCGTGGAGAACATCA TACGGCCTGACCCTCCTGAGGATCTTTCACTTACTCCTATCATTGGACAGCGCAGGATGTTACATTTGCGCTGGAGACCACCACGTACTTGGCCACTGCCAGAGTATTTCCCCCTCAAATACCGTATCCGTTACAAAAAAGTAGGACGGGGAGCCTTTATAATA ATAGGTGACTATGAACAGACCTCCTTTAACCTAACCGGGATCAGACCTGGAACTGTATTACAGGTACAGGTGGCAGCCAAAGAGTTCATGGACTACGGCAATTATAGTGATTGGAGCTCAGTGGTAACAGGAAAATCCTGGATGCCTTCTCAAGTACACACGAAAAGCAGAATTTAA